In Zingiber officinale cultivar Zhangliang chromosome 3B, Zo_v1.1, whole genome shotgun sequence, a single window of DNA contains:
- the LOC121968349 gene encoding probable WRKY transcription factor 40, giving the protein MDHEWTNPSTLNLDLNIGQSTDFISAGGLKTKLNELNQEKKRLINIIEEIHTARAASHGQLMDITSLPLAESSFSMARKRKMESTEMNTCNGGSSADRILGVRDQSKIDLCGHSCKRFREDGKPYARTTYTIVDASDSSLMVRDGYQWRKYGQKVTKDNPSPRAYFRCSYAPSCSVKKKVQRSAKVKTVLVATYEGEHNHCRPSPIGITGAMHEDASHPYFLSPTSSDSTISLDLKRQGLYSNVHDKDTELVEFQRVVVEKMASSLTKDPNFTAALASAISGRIQHMQVQN; this is encoded by the exons ATGGATCACGAATGGACCAATCCATCCACACTTAATCTCGATCTCAACATTGGACAATCCACTGATTTCATATCT GCTGGGGGTTTGAAAACCAAGTTGAATGAATTAAACCAGGAGAAGAAGAGGCTAATCAACATAATCGAAGAGATACACACGGCACGTGCAGCTAGCCATGGTCAGTTAATGGACATCACAAGTTTACCTCTAGCTGAAAGCTCATTTTCAATGGCAAGAAAGAGGAAGATGGAAAGCACTGAAATGAACACATGCAATGGTGGCTCTTCTGCTGATAGAATTCTTGGAGTTAGAGATCAGAGCAAGATCGATTTATGTGGACATTCGTGCAAAAGATTTAGAGAAGATGGCAAGCCCTATGCCCGCACGACTTATACAATAGTTGATGCATCCGATTCAAGCCTC ATGGTGAGAGATGGTTACCAATGGAGGAAATATGGCCAGAAGGTCACAAAAGATAATCCATCTCCGAGAGCTTACTTTAGATGCTCTTATGCCCCTTCTTGTTCCGTAAAGAAGAAG GTGCAGAGGAGTGCAAAGGTCAAGACAGTGTTGGTAGCTACTTACGAAGGCGAGCACAACCATTGCCGGCCTTCACCAATCGGCATTACCGGAGCAATGCATGAGGACGCATCACATCCCTATTTTCTATCTCCCACCTCTTCAGACTCGACAATTTCTCTCGATCTCAAACGCCAAGGACTATACTCAAACGTTCATGATAAGGACACCGAGTTAGTTGAATTCCAAAGGGTTGTAGTCGAGAAGATGGCCTCGTCACTGACCAAGGATCCAAATTTCACGGCAGCACTTGCAAGTGCAATCTCGGGGAGAATTCAGCATATGCAAGTTCAAAATTAA